The nucleotide window TGGATAATGATGTAACCAAGGAATATCAAATAATTATGGACTATACCTCCGGAACCAAGACAATGTCAGCGGCAATGGCCTGCTGCGGAATGTTTTACAAAAAAGATCTGATTTCTGTTGGAGGAGACAGGTCAAGAGGCGAAGTGTCCAGCGGAACAGAAATAATAAACTATCAGAATCTCTACAAGATTTATGACAGGCTTTCAATAATGAGAATAAGGCGTTATTTCAATTCCCATAACTTCATGGAATGCATTAATCTTTTGGAAAATATTGTTGATTTCAGTTTCCACAAGGAATCATTCCTCAATATCTGCAAATCATATTACAGATGGGACAATATGGACTTTGAAAACGCATATGCATATCTTAAAAAAGCGGACATTACCAATGTGGAATTTATAGAAATCAGAGAAAAGCTTAAAAAGAATATCAATGCGCTGGGAATCATGGTCAATTCCAAATCTGAAAACCTGAAAAACTGCTACATTCTTGCAAGTCTGATAAACAATTCCATGAGAAAAGCGGATGAATACAAATATGACGATGCAATAGCACGTTTATACAGGTCATTTGAACTGATTGCACAGATAAGGCTGGCCAAATTCAATATCAAAAGCTCAGACGTTGACGTTTCTGTGCTTGAAAATAAGAATGTCTCACCTGAGTTTATAGAATTTCTTGAAAAGAACATGGAAGACGGAAAAATCCGTATAGGTTTAAGTGCTGATTTTCTGCTTTTAAATGAACTTGGAGACAAACTGGGCAAGTACTATGTTCAAAATGAATCCAAAATAAAAAACCTGACCAAAAAGAGAAACAATTCCATTCTGGCCCATGGTCTTGAATCACAGTCAAAAGAAGACTTTGAACAGTTTTTGGAAGTTGTTACAACTTTGGCACGTAAACTGGATAAGGATATGGACAGATTCATGAATGAAACCAAATTCGCCAAGTTCGATTTGAGATTTGAAATTTAAACTCATGAGCATTTTTCCTTGTGGGTTTAAAAATACTATTTTTTTCATTTTTTAAGGATTAACTTTAAAAAACAAGACAATCATAGTTATAATTGTATAAAATATTTTAGGGGACAAAATATTGTTAGATATAAAATTATTCAGAGAAAATCCGGAAATAATCATAGACTCTGAAAAGAAAAGATTTAGAGATACTGAAAACGTAGAAAAGGTAATTGAATACGACACCTTATGGAGAGAAGGTGAAAGAAAACTCAACTCTTTAAGATCAGAAAAAAATAAATTATCCAAATCATTCAAAAAAGCTAAAGAAGAAGGCAATTTTGAAGAAGTAGTCAAAAGATCCAAAGAAGTTGCCGCAGAAATCAAGGATTTGACTGCAAAAAACGCTGATTACTTAAAACTCAGAGACGACTACAGATATAAAGTCGGAAACATCATTGACGATGATGTTCCTATTTCAGACACTGAAGACGATAACGTAGTGGTAAGAACCTACGGTGAAATTCCAGAATACGATTTTGAGCTTTTAAACCATGTGGATTTAATCAACAAGATTGACGGAGCTGATCTGGAAACCGCAGCAAGCATCGCAGGAGCACGTTTCTACTATCTTAAAAGAGATATCCTGCATTTAAACCTGGCATTGATTCAGTTTGCTTTATCTGAACTTGAAGGTGAAGGATATATTCCTATGCAGACACCGTTCTTTGTAAAAGGTGAAGTTGCAGCTGAAACATCAGAACTTGGTGAGTTTGAAGAAACATTGTACAAAGTTGAAAATGAGGATATGTATCTTATTGCAACTGCTGAACAGACCCTGGCGGCTCTTCACAGAAACGAAATCATTTCACCTGATGAACTGCCTTTAAGATACTGTGCACTGTCAACCTGCTTTAGAAAAGAAGCAGGATCACATGGAAAAGACACATTAGGAATTTTCAGGGTTCACCAGTTCGAAAAAATCGAACAGTTCATATACTCTGCACCTGAAGACTCAAGAAACCAGCATGACCATCTTATGGAAGTTACTGAAAGAATCTATCAGAAATTAGGTCTTCCATATCAGATAATAGCTATCGTATCATCAGCATTAAACGATAATGCAGCTATAAAATACGATTTGGAAGCATGGTTCCCAGGTTCCGGTGCATTCAGGGAACTCGTTTCATGTACCAACTGTAAAGACTACCAGGCACGTAAAACAAAAACACGTGTTGGAAGAGCAGGTTCCGGAGATGCGCAAACATTGCATACTCTTAACAGTACAGCTATTGCAACAGAAAGGACAATGTGCTGTATTCTGGAAAACTATCAGCAGCCTGACGGCAGTGTTAAAGTTCCTGAAGTGTTAGTCCCTTACATGAACGGAAAAACTGTCATTGAAGCTAAAAAAGAATAAATTTAAACGGGGATGTAATATCTCCACAATATTTTTTTTAAATTTGATTAAGCCGGAATATTGATGTATGCTCGGTTATATCCTAAAATTGGACTGTATTCTGCATTGCCGTTTATTGCACCTAATTGCTCGTTGTTTTCGTCAGTAATTGGATTTACTAATTTTCCTTCATAAGTTAAGGTAATGGTTATCACATTTTCGAGGTATGTGACGGTAACATCGACACTGTCAATTTCTTCATCTTTTAAGATATTATCACTAATTTTTTCAAGGGTTTCAAGGGTCTTCGGTGTTTTTTCCTTGAGCAACTTTTCTATTTCCGTTATGAATTTCATTTTTTCTTCGTTGAAGTAATCTTCAGGGTCTTCTTGCCCTCGGATATATGTCCATGAAGCGGTATTTTTTTCTTTAAGTAGAAGAATTGAATTGATTCTATCTTCATTATTTTTGCGATAAATCCATGCAAATGATGCATATAATACTAAAGGCACAACATCAGCCAATACAAGTGCATACCAGATTCCCACACCTCCAAACATTGATGTTAATATGTATCCTCCTGCAAATGCCATTATGAATTCCTCTAATAGGTTCATTACTGATGCAAGCCTGTTTTGTTCTATTGCCTGGGCATAGTTTGAAAGCAGCAGTGATAAACTTCTTCCGATAATGCCGACAGAGGTGATACGAAGTGCCGAACAGATTACCTCAAGTTCTGAGGGATCATCAATGGTAAAAATAAATACAAAAATTTCCGGATACACTGCAAAAAGAATGCTTATTGGTATTGAAATAATGAGAACCTGCTTTAGGGACTTTTTAATAATGTATGAAACTGCTTCATAATCCTTTTCTTTATAAAATACAGTAACGATTGGGCTCATGACCTTTGCAATTGCTGATAAAAACATATACACCACGGTTTCACTGTTGTCATAGACAAGATACGCCATTAAACCTGCGGTGCCTAAAAATTCTGAACAAAGAACTGTGTAAAAAAGGACTTTAACAGTTATGAAAATTCTAGAAATCATTTCCGGTGTGTTCATTATGAACTCGTAAACGGTTTTATATATTTCTTTTATTTTAATTTTGTGGACCCAGTAGAATGAACGGTCTTCCTCGCGGAAATATTTTGATATATAAACTGCTCCAAGACCATAACCTATTACGCTGCCCAGTGATGAGCCTTCAACACCCAAATTAAAGACTCCCATTAAAATAAGGCTTGTAACTAGGTTTGATATATTTGCAATCAGCAATGCTATGAAAGGCAATTTAGGATAACCGTCTGAACGCACGAAGTAACCTAATGTCAGTATATAACAGTTAAAAGGGAAATAAAAGACAAGAATGTTGAAATACACTAAAAATACTATATAAATAGTTTGTGCGGGACCATAAAGGGCCATGATTAACTCGTCTCCCAGAATTAGACTGACTATTATATAAATGATATTTGCTATCATCACGCCCCTAATTGAAGCGCTAAAGTAATAGTTTGCCTTTTCATCATCCTGATCTGATTTTGCCCTGAGTGCCAATAAGCTCCCACCTACACCAAATAGAGTGTATAAAACAGTTGAAAAGTAGATGAAAGGGCTGGCCAGATTTATTGCAGCAAGCAATGTTGAATCTGGTATGAAGAAACCTATGAGTGCAACATCTACGATGAAACATATCTTGTCCGAAAGCAGCATCAATAATGTTGGAAGCAACAGTTCTCTGTATTTATGCTTTAAAAAATCAAAATTTCTGGTTAACATTTTTCACTCAGGTATTATTTTATGTATAATTAATATATTTGTTGATATTTTATTTAAAATATTATTTTTTCATGTTAATTTTGTGGTGGTTTGTCTAAAAATTCGGGAATGCCTTGACTTCTGCAAGTCGAGGATGTATCGAAAAGTTGGCTATACTTTTGTTAATTGTCTATTTAATTAGTTATTTTTTAAAATAGCTTGTTAAATAATGTATTTAGATGTAATTATATTGAAAAATAAGCGTTATGTGATACTTTTTTAAAAAAACAGTAAATTTAAAAATTAAAATTTAATTGCGGACAGTCAGAATATGTAAAAAAAGTTTATTTAAAAAATAAACTTTTTTTTAATTGTCTACTCTGGTTTTGGTATGTATGGTATTATTGCTTCAGCAAGTTTGCTTACTGGCATAGTCTGTATCCATACTCTTCCAGGACCGGTCATTTTTGCAAAAAACAGTCCTTCTCCACCAAACATCATGTTTTTAACACCTTTTACCCTTTGAATATCAAAGTCCACAGTTTCATCGAGTGCGGCAACATGTCCGTTGTCGACAAGAAGTGTTTCACCAGGTGCTAATGTCTTTTCAATAACATCTCCGTCAATTTCTAAAAATACCATTCCCTTTCCGGAGAATTTTTGAAGAATAAATCCTTCACCTCCGAATAGACCTGCTCCGAGTTTCTTTTTGAAGTACATGTCAATCTCAACACTGTCTTCGGTTGCCAAAAATGAGCTTTTCTGACCGATTATTGACTGTGATCCGTCTAGTCTTATAGGAATAATTTTTCCAGGGAAGTATGACGCAAATCCTACTTCTTCACCATCTCTTTGTGCTGTAAAAAAGTTCATGAAAAGTGTATCTCCGGCCAATGCTCTTCCAAGACCTTTCAGAAGCCCTCCTCCTGTGTTGGTATCCATTTTGATTCCGGGAGTCATGTAAGCCATTGAACCACTGTCATCCTTCATTCTTTCTCCTTTTTTCAATTTGCATTTAACAAGTGGAAATGCTCCACCTATAATTTCGTATTCCATTTAATTCACCTAATTAACTTTTTATTACTTTATAGTTATAATGATATTGATTTGTTTAATTGTTATTAAAAATTTTTTACATTTTTAAATACTTTTTAATTCATCATGTTGTTTAAGTTATTTTTTTAAATAATTATTTTTAAGGGAGTAA belongs to uncultured Methanobrevibacter sp. and includes:
- a CDS encoding TIGR00266 family protein; this translates as MEYEIIGGAFPLVKCKLKKGERMKDDSGSMAYMTPGIKMDTNTGGGLLKGLGRALAGDTLFMNFFTAQRDGEEVGFASYFPGKIIPIRLDGSQSIIGQKSSFLATEDSVEIDMYFKKKLGAGLFGGEGFILQKFSGKGMVFLEIDGDVIEKTLAPGETLLVDNGHVAALDETVDFDIQRVKGVKNMMFGGEGLFFAKMTGPGRVWIQTMPVSKLAEAIIPYIPKPE
- a CDS encoding TIGR02710 family CRISPR-associated CARF protein yields the protein MKRKDVVLFMIVGTGINSGSEVDGVKLLAQKLYSTITKIYPNKVLFFASEESKNTIPYIEDLFRNDNDEFIPDEDYEIVPIESIDDFNACFEAFESKIWQLDNDVTKEYQIIMDYTSGTKTMSAAMACCGMFYKKDLISVGGDRSRGEVSSGTEIINYQNLYKIYDRLSIMRIRRYFNSHNFMECINLLENIVDFSFHKESFLNICKSYYRWDNMDFENAYAYLKKADITNVEFIEIREKLKKNINALGIMVNSKSENLKNCYILASLINNSMRKADEYKYDDAIARLYRSFELIAQIRLAKFNIKSSDVDVSVLENKNVSPEFIEFLEKNMEDGKIRIGLSADFLLLNELGDKLGKYYVQNESKIKNLTKKRNNSILAHGLESQSKEDFEQFLEVVTTLARKLDKDMDRFMNETKFAKFDLRFEI
- the serS gene encoding serine--tRNA ligase encodes the protein MLDIKLFRENPEIIIDSEKKRFRDTENVEKVIEYDTLWREGERKLNSLRSEKNKLSKSFKKAKEEGNFEEVVKRSKEVAAEIKDLTAKNADYLKLRDDYRYKVGNIIDDDVPISDTEDDNVVVRTYGEIPEYDFELLNHVDLINKIDGADLETAASIAGARFYYLKRDILHLNLALIQFALSELEGEGYIPMQTPFFVKGEVAAETSELGEFEETLYKVENEDMYLIATAEQTLAALHRNEIISPDELPLRYCALSTCFRKEAGSHGKDTLGIFRVHQFEKIEQFIYSAPEDSRNQHDHLMEVTERIYQKLGLPYQIIAIVSSALNDNAAIKYDLEAWFPGSGAFRELVSCTNCKDYQARKTKTRVGRAGSGDAQTLHTLNSTAIATERTMCCILENYQQPDGSVKVPEVLVPYMNGKTVIEAKKE
- a CDS encoding MATE family efflux transporter produces the protein MLTRNFDFLKHKYRELLLPTLLMLLSDKICFIVDVALIGFFIPDSTLLAAINLASPFIYFSTVLYTLFGVGGSLLALRAKSDQDDEKANYYFSASIRGVMIANIIYIIVSLILGDELIMALYGPAQTIYIVFLVYFNILVFYFPFNCYILTLGYFVRSDGYPKLPFIALLIANISNLVTSLILMGVFNLGVEGSSLGSVIGYGLGAVYISKYFREEDRSFYWVHKIKIKEIYKTVYEFIMNTPEMISRIFITVKVLFYTVLCSEFLGTAGLMAYLVYDNSETVVYMFLSAIAKVMSPIVTVFYKEKDYEAVSYIIKKSLKQVLIISIPISILFAVYPEIFVFIFTIDDPSELEVICSALRITSVGIIGRSLSLLLSNYAQAIEQNRLASVMNLLEEFIMAFAGGYILTSMFGGVGIWYALVLADVVPLVLYASFAWIYRKNNEDRINSILLLKEKNTASWTYIRGQEDPEDYFNEEKMKFITEIEKLLKEKTPKTLETLEKISDNILKDEEIDSVDVTVTYLENVITITLTYEGKLVNPITDENNEQLGAINGNAEYSPILGYNRAYINIPA